CGCCTGCGTTGAAGAGGGCGCGCAGCGCCGGCAACTGTCCATTAAAAGCGGCATAGTGCAGGGGAGTCATTCCGATGTTGTCCTGCTTGTTTATGTCGGCGCCGCAGGCGATGAATACTTCGATGCCCGTTAGATTTAGGTGCGCGGCGTACCGATGTAGAAAGGATTGGCCTTCGTCATTCGAAAGATTAGGGTCGAAGCGTTTGCGTCTGCGGGAAAAGATATTTTTCATAACATTAAAGCCTTTTATTTTCAGATTGGACGAACTTTTGCGACGTGCGCAACAAAATTCGATTTGTCATAGCTCGCGCATATCTTGCTCTGCGCCTATGCAGCCGGACCAAGCCGGGTCCCAAGGCTTCTCTTCGTTTCGGGAGGGTCTGCAGCAGAGCTGCGGAGACCGGAAACGAAAGAAGCTCTGAGCAACGGACGCGGCGCGGTGGACGGCTGGTACGATGTAAAGATCGAGACAACCCCTCTCGGTTCTCTTTCTGCGCCGGGCGATAACGTCGCGCGAGGGACAGTCACCTTCGGCCGAAACCCGTGAGGGGTTCGGGGAGCGCCGGCCGCGGCGCGAGTATGGCCCGGTCCTGGGGAGCAGGACGCGCTGAACACCTTACTGCGCAGCAGGACGCTTTGACCCTTAGGAACTCCGGCGGTCCCGCCGGGTTTTTTCAGCCATGAGCGAACCTCTTCCATGGCTGATCGAGCGATCCATTCAGATCGCCTGGGATTACCTTGAGCGCTCCGGCGAGATTGCCGATGCGGCGGAGGCAAGCCGCTTTCTCCAGAAAGCCGTGGATGAGATGGTGATGAAGGGTGAACGGAGGGCGCTCATGCTGGCCAATCGCGCCATCGACGCCTACCGCCACCGCGATCTGCAACTCGCCTCATGAGGAGGAATGCATGGAAAAGCCGACCGCGGAACAGCTCGAAGAGCTGAAGCGACTGAGCAAGGAAGCCCGCGTCAGCGACTGGTCCGAAGTCGTCCAGTCAAAAGAAGAAGCGGAAACGCGCATCCGCGACCTGAAGGAAAAGGCAAGGATGGAGTAGGGGCAGGAAATGCCGGGTAAACCGGTCAACGGCCGCGAGCCCGGCTTTTCGGAAGAAGATATGCAGCGTGGGAAGCTCGGCCCGCGCGGCGTGCCCGGGAAGCCGTCCCCCGGAAAGATGACGCCGCAGGTTGATAAGAACACCCCGAAAGATCCCGGCACCGGCCACACGAAATAGCACCGCGCGTGGCGTCACGCCGGTGCGCTCCGGTAAGCCGGAGCTTGAAACGACCAATCTCAGTTCATGTTTTCAAGCCGCGATTTCGGCCGCAGCTTCCCTGCAGCGCGTGGCGCTATGAATCAATTCGCGTGAAACCACCCTCACTCTTTTCTCCGCCGTCCACGAAAACATCCGCGTCCTTTTGATCTTGCCGACTTAAGCACCTCGGCGGCCTGGCGGCTGCAAGCGCGGGTCTTAACGCCCATCCCGCTCCTCCACTGACGTTGCGGTCTGAAGCAGATGCAGCCGGCCGCCTGCGGCGTTCCTCCGCGTCGCAAGAAGGCCGCGATGTCCGTGGCCGGAAACAACGGAGGAAATCATGAGAGTTATTTCACAAAGCGAATTGCTGCGCGCCACGAAGATCGATCTGCAGGTGCTGCTGCGCGAAATCACGGCGAGCCTGCCGCATCTTGCGGAAGGCTCGCACGAACTAAGGATCGCTCATTACAATCTGCATAACATCCGCCTTGCCATCGCGCGGCCGGAGCTCCGGCCGCGCTAGGGCGTTCTGCGGCCGGCTTTGCAGCTCGGCCGCAGGATACCCTGCAATGACGCGCGCAAGACCCGGAAACCGGCCGTATCCGCGGCGAACGCCGCTTTTTGCGGAAGTTGGCGACACTATGATAAAATTGACATATGAAGTTTAGCGTGATGGAATTTGTGGAGCTTCTGATTAAATCTGACCTCAGTGACGATCAGGTCGAACACATCAGGGAGATATTTCGTCAGGCAGAGCGGGCTAGCGATAAGCAAGCCCCCGATGACGTCTGTGTTTGATTTCTTGCTCATGCGCAGGAAGGTACTCCTGAAGGATGAGTGGCGTAAGCCATGGAAGCCTGAGCCCGCCGCCCCGAAAGTATCCGATCCGGGGATGGATAAACTATCGCCCGCGGAGAAATTGTTCAGGTCTCATCAATACTACAAGGCAAAATGGGAGCGGGAGAGGCACCTTGCGATGCTGCAGGCCGCTCAGAAGCCGAAAGGTCCAC
The genomic region above belongs to Bradyrhizobium arachidis and contains:
- a CDS encoding ankyrin repeat domain-containing protein, with protein sequence MKNIFSRRRKRFDPNLSNDEGQSFLHRYAAHLNLTGIEVFIACGADINKQDNIGMTPLHYAAFNGQLPALRALFNAGANPSLRTIDGRSVADIARAGNHELVARYARKHFPG